A genomic segment from Candidatus Hydrogenedentota bacterium encodes:
- a CDS encoding TIM barrel protein, with the protein MLRGVNQWAFPAGMPPEKAMSLAAEAGLEAFEICLGEDGPTPIAIAEDELVALRRHADKLNLRLGSIATGLGWTYPLTSPDPAIRERGKATVERMLRAAYAVGADAVLVVPGVVDGQTAYDEALERALDAIQDLAPLAEQLQVCIAVENVWNKFLLSPVEMRDFIDQFESPCVGAYVDVGNMLVYGYPEQWLRILGRRVCKVHMKDFRLPVADINGFVMLLEGDVNWPAVMAALRAIGYDGPLTAEYGPYEHGVEATLRHINIALEAILEL; encoded by the coding sequence ATGTTACGAGGAGTCAATCAGTGGGCATTCCCCGCCGGCATGCCGCCGGAGAAGGCAATGAGTCTTGCCGCCGAGGCGGGTCTCGAGGCCTTTGAGATCTGTCTGGGCGAGGATGGTCCCACGCCTATCGCCATTGCAGAGGACGAACTCGTCGCGCTGCGGAGGCACGCGGACAAGCTGAACCTCCGGCTGGGCAGCATCGCCACGGGGCTGGGCTGGACGTATCCGCTGACTTCGCCGGACCCGGCCATCCGTGAGCGGGGCAAGGCCACAGTCGAGCGCATGTTGCGCGCCGCTTATGCCGTCGGCGCGGATGCGGTGCTGGTGGTGCCGGGTGTCGTGGACGGGCAGACCGCGTATGACGAGGCCCTGGAACGGGCACTGGATGCGATTCAGGACCTGGCCCCGCTGGCGGAGCAGTTGCAGGTGTGCATCGCCGTGGAGAACGTCTGGAACAAGTTCCTGCTGAGCCCGGTGGAGATGCGCGATTTCATCGACCAGTTCGAAAGCCCCTGCGTGGGAGCCTATGTGGACGTAGGGAACATGCTGGTCTACGGGTATCCGGAACAGTGGCTGCGCATCCTGGGCCGGCGCGTGTGCAAGGTTCACATGAAGGATTTCCGGCTCCCGGTCGCGGACATCAACGGCTTTGTCATGCTGCTCGAAGGCGATGTAAACTGGCCTGCGGTGATGGCGGCATTGCGGGCCATCGGTTATGACGGACCGCTCACGGCCGAATACGGGCCGTATGAGCACGGCGTGGAGGCGACCCTGCGGCATATCAACATCGCATTGGAGGCTATTCTGGAGCTGTAA
- a CDS encoding Gfo/Idh/MocA family oxidoreductase, giving the protein MRKTKIGIMSFAHMHAYNYAACLKALPEAEFAAIWDDKPRRGRAAARKFGTAFLAKQEKFLEMDLDGVIICSENVKHREMTTRAAAAGKWVLCEKPLATNVADAHAMIKACEKARVGLGTAFPCRFAASLRVAHDRIASGEFGAVYAVSCTNNGSNPGDWFVDEELSGGGATMDHTVHVADWLRWTLGKEFRKVYCEAGNVLHEGVLETDDVGLLQLEMEGGIQVSHVASWSRPRSYPTWGDVTFEFICEKGVLNVDAFNQRVDVYSDAAMKTEWVSWGTNADLGLIRDFVRAIIEKRPPAATGLDGLRATEVTVAAYESLKSGNVVKLRA; this is encoded by the coding sequence ATGCGGAAAACGAAGATTGGAATCATGAGTTTCGCTCACATGCACGCGTACAACTACGCCGCGTGCCTGAAGGCGTTGCCCGAGGCCGAATTCGCGGCTATCTGGGACGACAAGCCGCGCCGGGGCCGCGCCGCCGCCCGGAAGTTCGGTACGGCGTTCCTGGCCAAGCAGGAGAAATTCCTCGAAATGGACCTGGACGGCGTGATCATTTGTTCCGAGAATGTGAAGCACCGCGAGATGACCACGCGCGCCGCCGCCGCGGGCAAGTGGGTCCTTTGTGAAAAGCCGCTGGCCACGAACGTGGCCGATGCCCACGCCATGATCAAGGCCTGCGAAAAGGCCAGAGTCGGCCTCGGCACGGCGTTCCCCTGCCGTTTCGCGGCGTCCTTGCGCGTGGCCCACGACCGCATCGCCTCGGGCGAGTTCGGCGCCGTCTACGCCGTTTCCTGCACGAATAACGGCTCGAACCCCGGCGACTGGTTCGTCGATGAGGAGCTTTCTGGCGGCGGCGCCACGATGGACCACACCGTGCATGTCGCCGATTGGCTGCGGTGGACTTTGGGCAAGGAATTTCGCAAGGTGTACTGCGAGGCCGGAAACGTACTGCACGAGGGAGTCTTGGAAACGGACGATGTCGGCCTGCTCCAGCTGGAAATGGAGGGAGGCATCCAGGTCTCGCACGTGGCCAGTTGGAGCCGGCCGAGGAGTTACCCGACCTGGGGCGACGTAACCTTCGAGTTCATCTGTGAGAAGGGTGTCCTGAACGTGGACGCCTTCAACCAGCGCGTGGATGTCTACAGCGATGCCGCTATGAAGACGGAATGGGTTTCCTGGGGCACCAACGCCGACCTGGGACTCATCCGCGATTTTGTCCGGGCCATTATAGAGAAACGTCCGCCTGCCGCGACGGGTCTCGACGGGTTGCGCGCCACGGAAGTGACCGTAGCGGCGTATGAATCCCTGAAATCGGGGAATGTGGTCAAATTGCGGGCCTGA
- a CDS encoding NAD(P)-dependent oxidoreductase, protein MRLLLTGAGGFVGGSVVAQAGPEWEAHALTRGGAPLERDNVRWHALDPLNFDALDRAVRGIAPDVIMHAAAIADIDFCEAHRDEALRVNVEWTRRMAALAVELGARFLYLSTDNAFDGEHGPYAEEDRPVPANFYGRTKVMGEEITSALAVPWVIARVSIVMGLPLGGAGNSFLSRMLAKWEKGEAVGVPPVEVRSPVDVVTLGRALLELAGNDFTGFIHLSGNDILNRCDLVRRIAKRLGYPEDWVVPNDPVLLPGRAPRPRDVSLSNAKARRALRTPMRGVEDGLDLILSMRG, encoded by the coding sequence ATGCGATTGTTACTCACGGGCGCAGGCGGGTTTGTCGGTGGCAGCGTGGTTGCACAGGCCGGGCCCGAATGGGAAGCGCATGCGCTGACCCGGGGCGGCGCGCCGCTGGAGCGCGACAACGTCCGTTGGCACGCGCTCGATCCGCTGAATTTCGACGCGCTGGACCGGGCGGTACGCGGCATCGCGCCGGACGTGATCATGCACGCGGCAGCCATCGCAGACATTGATTTCTGCGAGGCGCACCGCGACGAGGCGCTGCGCGTGAACGTCGAATGGACGCGGCGCATGGCCGCGCTCGCGGTGGAACTTGGCGCGCGGTTCCTCTATCTGTCCACGGACAACGCGTTTGACGGCGAGCATGGCCCCTACGCGGAAGAAGACAGGCCGGTCCCGGCGAATTTCTACGGGCGCACGAAAGTGATGGGCGAGGAAATCACGAGCGCGCTCGCGGTTCCATGGGTCATCGCCCGGGTCTCGATCGTCATGGGCCTGCCTCTCGGCGGCGCGGGAAACTCCTTCCTGTCGCGTATGCTTGCGAAGTGGGAGAAGGGTGAGGCGGTCGGGGTGCCGCCGGTCGAGGTTCGCTCCCCGGTCGATGTCGTAACGCTTGGCCGCGCGCTTCTGGAACTGGCCGGCAACGATTTCACGGGATTCATTCATCTCTCAGGCAACGATATTCTGAACCGCTGCGACCTCGTGCGGCGCATCGCGAAGCGGCTGGGTTATCCGGAGGATTGGGTTGTGCCCAACGACCCGGTGCTCCTTCCAGGACGCGCGCCGCGCCCGCGCGATGTGTCGCTGAGCAATGCAAAAGCGCGGCGCGCGCTACGGACGCCCATGCGCGGCGTCGAAGACGGCCTCGACCTGATTCTGTCGATGCGGGGCTGA
- a CDS encoding Gfo/Idh/MocA family oxidoreductase, giving the protein MNLAIVGCGGIGRLHAEMATRAGLKIVACTDKDPDAAKALGRQYNASASTDMDGVIRRPDVDIVLVTTPTPRHSGAVTDAAKAGKHIFCEKPFASTVQQCRAAIAAAKKARVKLFVGHVVRYFHEFETIRAEIRAGKIGTPGFAKLYRGGFYPGGPTSWFRDYAQSGGVTFDCMIHDLDWVRYMFGEPERIFCQALRRSEPEKLDYSQVTMKMKNGMLALVIGTWAHPAGFQVKVEVCGSGGAIQFDSKVSSLSAMKREVKGAAPTMVVPSSAEDVSPYQLEWEDFIGWIEGKHEPRVTAEDAVRAVEIALAALKSADTGKPVEL; this is encoded by the coding sequence ATGAATTTGGCAATCGTAGGATGCGGTGGCATCGGACGCCTGCACGCGGAAATGGCCACGCGCGCCGGCTTGAAGATCGTCGCGTGTACCGACAAGGACCCGGACGCCGCGAAGGCGCTTGGGCGTCAGTACAATGCGTCGGCGTCCACGGACATGGACGGAGTCATTCGCCGGCCAGACGTGGATATCGTCCTCGTTACGACGCCGACGCCGCGCCATTCGGGCGCGGTGACCGATGCGGCGAAGGCGGGCAAGCACATTTTCTGCGAGAAGCCGTTTGCAAGCACGGTGCAGCAGTGCCGGGCGGCCATCGCGGCGGCCAAGAAAGCGCGCGTGAAGCTGTTCGTCGGTCACGTGGTCCGCTACTTTCACGAGTTTGAAACGATCCGGGCGGAAATCCGCGCAGGCAAAATCGGGACGCCCGGCTTCGCGAAGCTCTACCGGGGCGGCTTCTATCCCGGCGGCCCCACGAGCTGGTTCCGCGACTATGCGCAGAGCGGGGGCGTGACCTTCGATTGCATGATCCACGACCTGGACTGGGTCCGTTACATGTTCGGCGAGCCGGAGCGCATCTTCTGCCAGGCGTTGCGGCGGTCGGAACCGGAGAAGCTTGATTATTCGCAAGTCACGATGAAAATGAAGAATGGGATGCTCGCTCTTGTCATTGGCACGTGGGCCCATCCGGCGGGGTTCCAGGTCAAGGTGGAGGTCTGCGGCAGCGGCGGCGCGATTCAATTCGACAGCAAGGTGAGCTCATTGAGCGCGATGAAACGCGAGGTCAAGGGCGCCGCGCCGACCATGGTGGTGCCGTCCAGCGCCGAGGACGTCAGTCCGTACCAGCTCGAATGGGAGGATTTCATTGGCTGGATCGAGGGGAAGCACGAGCCGCGGGTTACCGCCGAAGACGCGGTGCGCGCGGTCGAGATAGCCCTCGCCGCGCTGAAATCCGCCGATACCGGGAAACCCGTGGAATTGTGA